The Drosophila bipectinata strain 14024-0381.07 chromosome 3L, DbipHiC1v2, whole genome shotgun sequence region aaataaaCTTAAGGATAAGCAAATATTAAAGAATAAAACAAGGAAACCCCAAAATGTTTGCATAACTTGTGGCGTGAAAATTGCCAGCAATCTGCAAAAGATTTTTCCAGCAATCTAAGCATTTTCAAGGACCTCCCCGTGTGGGTGTACccagtatctgtgtgtgtatCCTGTACCTGTTCGCCTGTGTGTGTTAGTGCGAGTGCGAGGCTCAAGTGCAATTATAAATGGCGTAATTTTGTACTCGGCGGCCGTGTCATGAACATAGCTGAAAGGCATCCTACGAAGGATATTTtgttgttaaaaaataaaaattccaagaCGCAGTCCCGGGTGGTAAGAAGCGAACGGACGGAGGAGACTCGCCGGAGCAGCGAGTACCTCTGCCGACAACTTGCAACATGGATGAATGCGACAACCCCGTCGACGTTGTCTCAATAGGGAAATTCGGGGAGGTCGCCGAGTCACCGAGTAGCGTACAGGATAATCGGCAGCCTCTGGCAACACAAAGCGTTTTGGTTAACAAAGAGCCGAGCACACGCTCCACGGAATTCAATGATAACGAATCTCAGCTAGAGAGGGACACTCCGATATCAGCACAGGACTCGAGCTCAGTCGAGGCAGTCGAGGAGGACGCAGCAATTGACGCGGAAGTCGAGGCAGCCATCATGGTATTACAATAATTATCCTATCTTGAAAATAGTATATCCTTGCTTCTGTAGATAGCAATCATCGTTTCGCAGAGTAGTATCCTTTTTTTCCGAGTGACTCATGTTGTTTAGTTTGCGTCTATTGTCTAAAGCTGCCTGAGGACCGAGGGAGGTCCTTATTGTTCATCTGTGTTGACCCGATTTTCATCCCAAGTTTCGCTTTCATCCTAATCGCCACTCaacctcctttttttttgtgtgtgtccTTAGGGCCAGGCGGAGAGCAAGAAGCACGGCAGCAAGTCAAGTCGCCGACATCACAATGGcaacggaaatggaaatggaaacggAAACGGTAGCGGATCGGAGGCACAGGATCAGACGGTGCATACCAAAGGCACCGCCATGTCCTTTGGCTTCCGCAAAAAGCTCAACGGTACCCCGAAGAAGTTCAAGAAACTCCTGGACTCCGGCGACAAAGGCAACGCTCAGGCAGACACAAAGGACGACAATGGCAATGCAGGTGAGGTGGGAAGCGGGCTCCTTCAAAGGATCAGGGTAGGAAAAGTGACAGGTTGGCAGGATAACAAAGTTTTATTTGACATTCgtcaatttcaattaatttttaacaaGTTAGAAGCATTAGGTTTGTCCTTTTTCCTTCGGACTAGAACCTGAGGACTCCAAGCTCCCTAACCCATCCCCCTTTAAGGccttttaaaaatgattttagcCCAGCAAGTGTTATGGCTTTTTAATTTGGCGACAATTTGGCGAAAAACCTAACAATGAATTGACATGCCAACGCATTCCTTTTACTTTctgccccaaaaaaaacagCTGCCACGCCGATTCACTTTGAGAAAGTAGGCGCCGCCGCCCAGAAGACCGGCCCGGGCACCGCCACAGGTGCGGCAGCGGCACGTTTCGGCTATCGAGGGGCAGTGCCACGCCCCGCTTCCACAGGCCTGACAGGCCGCAATGAAGAGTCCGATACGGATACTTcccagaacaacaacaacataaataataatgggAATGGCGGAACGGGAAGTGGGCCGGTGCTGGTGAGCAATCGTAAGTATTACTCCGTAGAGTTCTCTGAGAACTTCCCTGAACACTTTCTCATCTCCCGGTCGCTCCGCCAGTGAAACGCCGCTCCAAGAGCGCACATGCCGGACGTTCCGGCGACGGAGATGGTCCCAAAATAACCCAACCGAAGACACTGACGTTCAACCTGAACCAGAACACCACCATCGAGTACCAGAGGCGGCAGTTCTTCGGCGAGATAGCGGACGAATCGTCCGGAATTGCACCCGGATCCGGGTCGAGAGCCATGCAGCCGCGTCactacaactacaacaaccTGGCCAGCATGCACGCCAATGTCATGTGAGTTTAAAAATAGTAACTAATTATTGAGATAATAACCAAAACCACATCCTTACAGAGTACGCCCCACACCGCGTCCCACTCCGGCCAGCTATGCCAAGTTCACCCTGCAGACGGTGAGCCTGCCCAGGCCGGAGTATCCGGTGGCCATCAGCCTGACAGCCACCACGCCTACTACGCCCAGCAGCAGTGTCCAGTCACCGGTGCCCGCACACTCCACGGGAGCCAGAGCCAAGGACACGGCCACCTCCTCTCGACAGCATCCCCTCACCTCGGTGCACGTCCAGCCCCAGTCCCAGCCGCGGCATCTCGACCAGAAGAGCGTCAAGCAGCTGACGAACAACTCGACGCGCAGGGGCTTCTCGGGAAGCCGGGAGATCAGTGCCGACTCCGGAATAGCCAGCATGGACATGGCCCTGGACAGCAGCTCTGGCAGCTCGGTGGGCTCCAAGAGGAGTCGCAGCCGCCCCCGGAACCTTAAGATGGTGATGAGCGGCAGGCACACGTTCGAGGTGCGCGACGTGGACGATCCGCCCTCGAGTGAGTCGAACTCGTTTGTGGAGCCACTGGCTCTGCCCAAGCTGCCCACGGATGGCAGTCAGAGCACTCCGTTGCCACTGCTGGGATTAGTGCGTTCGAATACCGTGCTCAGTCGGGAGACCTTCGAGAGACGCCAGGCGGAGGCCACGGATGGTGCCTCGCAGGATGTTCTGCAGGTGGCGGTGAAGCCGAAGCCCAGTGGCTCTGATGAGAGCGAGAGCGTGGATGAGGAGAAGCTGTACCTGGACTCCTCCACCTCGGAGAAGAGTGCCAAACAGCTGAGCCAGTCCTCGGTGGCTTCCACCTGGCGGCATCAGGGAGGCGAGTCCCTGGCCGCCCGCGACTGCAGCAGCATGAGCATGAGCATCAGCAGCGACGGCATCCAGGAGCCGGAGCGTCCTGCCAGGGACAACGACAAGGAGGAGGACATGTCGCTCGGCTTGGATGACATTAGCATGATCAACACGGACATGCAGTTTAGCACAATTTGTAAGCCAATCCTTTAGCTATGATTATCCTTTATGATCCTTATTTCCCTTCAATGCAGCTTCAATGACGGAGACTCCACCCAGGGCAGGTCAGGAGCCGCTGCTCAAGATGCATCTGGTGGATAACCGCGAGGTGGGTGTCCCCGATCGCCCCCGATCCTTCAACAATGCCCTGAACGAGTCCAAGTTTGCGGAGCTGGCACTGGCCAGTAGCAGCTGCCTTCTCCTGGATGACGAGACTTCGCCCACGGATAGTCTGGTCAGCAGCACGGAGGACTCCGAGGAGGCAGCCGGCGGAAAGATGCAGAAGCACAAGCTGAATGAGGAGCTTCAGCAGAAGGACATCGACTTGGATGATATCTCGCCAGTCTTGGAACTGGATATGGATCCGCCAGGAGAATCTGGCACTCGCAGTCCCATCTCCCCCGGCACGCCCACTCACGCCTCCCATTCCCTGTCCCTCGGCTCGGATTGTGGTAACCTGATCGATGATGAGATCGCCGATCAGCCGGCCTTGTTGTGCAACAGCGAGGCCCAGGAGATGGCCACCGACACCCCCACTCTGATGGAAACgctcacacacacccacacccatacAGGATCCCTGCGATCCTTGAAGAGTCAGTCCAAGGCGCGTACAGCCCTCCAGCAGGCCATCGAGCTGAGCCTCAGGACCCCGGCTTCGATTCGCAAGGCAGTGATGGACCGAGCCGAGTCCTTGGATACCCTCTCGCCCTGCGAGTCCATTTGCTCCGACGACCTGATGATGGACTTTGACGTGAACAGCAGCCTGGACTCTATCGATCACATGGCCAATGCCAATGGCAGGAGCCGAAGTGGCTCGGATCTGCACAGGATTGGTCAGGGTGGTGGACACGATATGGACGCTATTCAGGCGGAGACCGAGGCGGAGCTTCTTTCTGAGCTGGAACGCCGAGGCAGTGATGTGATGAAGGAGCTAAACACTTTGTTGAGGGGCAGGAAGCAGCGAGGAGGTCCTCGGGAAAGGATAAGGTGAGTTGGGAGATAAAtaattcttaaatttaaaatatctgCAAAGattttaaagctatttttATGGCTACTTCGGGGTCATTTCAATTAATCTCTGCTGTAAGGTTTCActagtttttattaatttaaaaagtgattggtattttttattattttcctctGAAGTCTTTCCCCCCCAACCCCCTGAATCTAATTGAATTGGATGCACCGGGTCAGAAATGCGGTGGCGGTTGCTCTTTGAGTTCGCCTTTGATTCAGTTTTATTATCTCGGCACTTGGCAGCCGGCCAGCGCGCTGGTGGAATATTATTAAGTGGCTTCCACCCTGCCACCCACACACAGCACCTTGCCACCACTTGTGGCACTGCAAATCAATCAGCAGCCGCCTCTAGCTCTCCGGCTTCTGGTTGTAAAGATAAATTTTCTTTACAGCCGGCAGGGAAATGGATTACTCAAGTTGGTGCTAGAAAGACTAGAAAGTTTCTGggattatttattatacagGATATTATAGAgttatactatatatatgtatacatcaATCATCTCTATTTAACTATAGTATCCTTGAATTGAAGCATATATATAaaccataaatatatatgtataatatattgtTTCTTTTCTCTTAGACTAGCTCTAATACAATATAAAGTATAAGTATTACTAATAGTACAACCAAATTTAGTATTCCCTTTATAGAGCCTAGTACTAAATAATATAGCCCCGTCACATCTTGAATTATTTAGCTCTCAAAACAAACACTGAGTATATCTCACGTGTTCCCCGGCCTGTTTGTTtgattgtatttttgtttgcctAAGGGCACTCTGGGGTTAATCAAATGCAATTTGCTTCAGCCAGCTCAGAGCTTTGGCATGTCCCCTCCAATACTCTGCACCCCTGCCATGGGCTTTCTGGCCAaatgggaatggaaatggaaattgaaattaGCCCAAAATTAGACAGACAGATCATTGGGACAGGTTGGGCCGCAAGGAACCTGCAACGGCCTGCAAGTACacaatttttgtttgtgcAGTTGCCAAAGGTTACTCCATTCGAAATTCCCGTTGTCGGTCTCAATTGCCGGCTACCAGCAAGACAGGGGCTTTGGGCCATTGGGTGGGGGAAGGGGTAGAGACATTCGTGCCCCAAAATGTTGCAGCAAAAAAAACTTTGTGTGGCGGCTCTTCTGCATTCTGGGtgaagccaaagccaaagacGCGACCAAAGGCAACGGCACTTGGCATTTTCCAATTGTCTATGCCTGCCCCATTGTGGCAGagaaagaaaattaattaagaatttaatatattaaaaaaatatttaacaatattataaattgaataattataGTACAGTTATAGTACTGGAGTTATAGTGGAGTTAAAGTACTTACGGTCATTGCTTTTCAGTCATTCTTTTATGGAAAGGAACTGGTAGATTCTCTACATTTTAAGAAGCTCTAAAAATGTGGAACCCCTATTTTTTAGTTTagattctttaaaatatatattccataAATCCATAAATCCTCACAAAATGTATCTTGCAGTGTATTACTGTCTCTAACTATCTGTGAGACCTCCAGACTGAGTCtggctttttggccaaatcgtGGTCGTAGTTAAGATAACATTTTGACTTTGGCCAGAGACTTGATGGCTGGTGCCGCATTCTTTTGTCATGGCAActaaaagcaataaaaacaacaaaaataacaacaacaacaaccggcAACGGCACGACATCCACATAAAGTGGTTTTCTTGCTCTAACCAAAAGTTGGGAAAACTTTTTATTGCAAAGGAAAAATCAATTGTCTGCCAATACAGAAATATATACCTCGTaagttatatatgtatgtgaaCCTGTTCCGATGCCAATAGCCAAATAACTGCAAAATGCCGCAGGCCAAAATGGgatattattgttgttgttgttgtggcttaACCTGCCACACACCATGGGGTAGATGCGCCTGCGTGGGGACCGGGACATTGGCTTTCCTTTCGCCACAAACCAACAAAACTGGCAACAAAAAAGGTAGTGGCGTTAGAAGGCCAACAGCTGTGTAAGCCAACTAGTTGATAAACCACCGGTCACATGCAAAACCGCACTTGTGGCTTAAGACCTTGAGGCcaagccatccagccagccaaccagccagcaTGAGTCATGGAAACCCCGTCAGAAAGTGCTGAATAAGCCCACTCAATCTTGGCCATTATTGGCTCTCTTGATGCTGTGGCCTGAAGTCGTATTGTGATCTCTAGATTTCAACATTCTCGGTTGCACCAAAATTCCTGTATTTGTTGGTCAGAAGAAGGAGAGGGCTTTCTTTCTTTAAGCCAGGTATCTTAACGGCAGTGCCATACACTCTTCTGGGCCGGCTGAGAACTTTTGTTAACAGAcccccacacacactcacagatTTTCAAGCCCAACAATCTCTTTCGACCCACGAGTCACATTCTTGCCACTCTTGGCTGTTAACAGCCTTTGTTGGGCTGAAACAGTGGGAAAAGCGAAACATTGGTAACAACAGCAACCAAAATACAGTGGGGTCTATAGGGTaaaaaatgtacatacattcttctgaaaaaatgtttaggaaatattttaataagttcTATGTGGTTCTTTTAGAATTACTTGGTTATAAATATATCCCATAgctattataaatatttccaactcaattattttaacaaaaagtgataaaaagtagtcgcctttttaaaaataaaataaaagttatgaAAGAGTCCTAAGACTATCTTCCACTTCTCTAAAATCTAAAAGGCTTTATGATGACAACATCAAGACTCCAcccattaaatttttatattttaacccCCGAGAAACCCCCATTAACCCACTGTAATGTTCCATTACCACTCTATGGCTCCAACTTCGATTTTAGCTCCAACTCTCTGAGAGCGGTTCTCCGGTACCAATGGAACCGGGTAAAAAAAACCAGACTCGAACCCAACCATGTCGAAGAGTTACTCCAAAGATCTCAAAGCGCGCGGTTCGGTTTCGAAGTTGAGCGGCAAACAGCCAGTCGGTGAAACAATAAATCATATTCGTAAACCAATATCATATATTGGCTATCTACAATATTTGTTTCCTTAAAAACCCAACCATAAAAAGAcaaaagaaatattaattGTGCAAGAGCTGTTTATTGTTTGAAGAACGCGTGGGAGGTGTTGCCTAATCCAAAGACCAATTAAATTGCGTTGTTAATAAccgaaaaaacaaaataaccaAAAGCCAGAATCAGTGACCGACCGCAGACAGTCTTCAGCGCCTCCAGTGATACGCACTGGTGCCTCTTCCAtgccacagatacagatacatcgACTGCTCGCACTgccgcagatacagatacgcgCTCCAACGCCGACGCTGACGAACGCTGGCCAGTATTCATAACAAAAGACACGCCGCGGGCACAAGTGTCAATGAAACGAGCGTTTTGGCCAAGAGGCAAGTCTTTTACGCTTTTGGCCTAGACCTGCAATTTAAAGTGAGTTTCAAAAACTACAAGAGAGGTGGGAGTTGGGAAACCTGGGCTTTTTGGCAAGTCATATTAATTATAGAGTGGTTTGaagtatttattaaatttcaaaaaaattgtatacacTATTTTAATCAATATGTGCTTAGGAACTTAGATCCactattttattttggtttccAAAAAGTACCAACATCCATTAGAAACCCCTCCAAAGTTTCCTAATTGAAGTTCTCCCAATACCTTTGATTGAGAACTCAATAGCCAATCTCTTCTGGCCAACAAACAGAAGCTACCGAATGCCCTGAAACCCTATCCGAGTGGTAGCCAAAGTGGGTGATGATTTCCGCTGTTAGCCTTGCGTAATTTGATATGCAACCGGGGGGCAGAAACGGCAGCAAAAAAAGCCTTAAATGGGAGTTGGGGGCTGAGAAGACCCAACACAATGGGCTGAAAGTGTGTCACATGCAAATGTGCAGGCAACGTTTGGAAAATCTTTTGGAATTTGATGCCATAAACGTAACAATTACAGATATCAGGCTCACACAAACCCATACCTGAATAAAAAGTAAgatcagtgtgtgtgtgtgtggttgtgCCGGGTTAGGTTGGCTGGTGGTGCCCCCTTTTATGGCTTGCCAGCCACTTCAAGTTCAGTTGCATTTGCGACGCGTTCAGGTTTTGGTTACGGATACGAGAGTACGAGATAGGGGCTCCCATTGCTCCATTGCCATGCATAATTCAACAGAATGTTTGCCACACAACactggcaacaacaacaacaaaataccaTCGAGTGcaaatacagatacagataacGCCACTGTTGCTACTACCTACCTTCGAAGTTCGAAGCAACCTGGCTATCTACTACCTGTCTGGCTGAGAAGCTCTCCGCCAGCTCCAGAACTCCAAAACACCCCAACCCCCATCCAGAGTCTCTGGGTATATCCCCATCTTAACCATCGTTGATCATCATCCGCAGTTCAAAGTGCactggaaatattttaaagatactTTTGATTGACTTTTGATGGAATATCTATATGGCTATAACTCTTTCCTAGACATATAACTCTATTCCAAAACTATTTTGGAATATTATtcaaaatctttaatatttaatagtaTTTTGTTTGTTACTGTGTAGCAAGAACTCTCAGCTCTGTGGCATGCAAGATACACACCGGATTCTCATCAGATGCGGCCGTGTGAGAATGTTggttatttctttattttttatggccatTACCATTACCATTACCATTACTTGCGTGGCTTGCAACTCTCTTCTCGCCCCTTTCACGGAGGCCCCTTAATGAAGCTGCTATTGCTGTCTTTCCTTTTACACTTCCCTTTCCTATATGGAAGATACTATATCtatgaatatatgtatatatctagTACATGTGTGTGGAACCAAAAAGATAGCTCTGACAAATGACGTTTTGCTGCACAAATTGATAAGTACCGTTGGGAAGTGACGTTCGAGTGCATGCCACGGATGGCCATCTGATTGTGATTGCTTGTCATTGTCGTTGTTGCAGACTAACTGTTGCCGTTAACCATTCAAGACAAGTTAGTAAGCCAAGCTGGCGACAGTTGCCGTTGGCAGTGTGGCGCGTGTTTTACCACAAATGAGACACATTTGTACTAATCAGTTACCAAAAGTAGTACCTGCCACAGCCACAGGTGTGTAGCCCAAAGGGGGATACCTTATAAAGAGGGCTCTGACCCAAAATGTAGAGGAAAACCTTATCAGCGGTCGAGATTTTGAATTCTTGAGTTCCTCAcgtaaaaaacataaattttggTGGAAAAACGTAGGGTTTATCTAGATTTTATTTCCAAATTTCTCGGTATTTCTTTCAAAAGAGAAATATGTGTTTTTTATAGGGAAATAATagttgtatttaaaaaaatatattgtgcTTAAATGGTACCTAATAGATCATTCTAATAAGCCTGCTTAGAAAGGTAAAGTTTTTCGAAAAgatctctttttttaaaaacctttcTACCTTGTTTTTTGGATAAGCCCCTGTGTCATAAAgttttgaatatattttgcTGCAAATTCCATTTTCTGCAACTGTTGCAATGACAGGCATTTTGTCGTCCGACAAtggttttctaattttttgttgtcgaGTACGAAATATCCGGCGTTGCACCCTGTTGAGTTTTTTCCACATAAAGTCGACTAGAGTTGTGCAAAGTTTTTGCATTGTTTTGATTTCAGCGAATCTCTGGGAGGCCCGACTTCTGCATTCATAttcataaaacaaaatagcCTAAAGTTGGCGTGCGAAACTCACAGATATGTTGTGTTATGTTAGTGGTATGTGATTTGGGAAAGTGTATTTTGTTTGGACATAATGTAAAATTTAAttgcttttttgtttggtaaCAGTCGAGTGAATAGACCTGGCTCTACGATAAAAGAATCATGACAATCTTAACTGGAAATCATCAAGAAAAAGAAGGCTCTTAAGAGGCACTTTCAAGTGTTAAATTAGAAGGGGAATCTAGACAATAAAATGATCTCTTCTGTGTCGACTCCCGGTACTTTCATCTCGGCTCGAGATGATCTTAAAATTTTGCACAGTCTTCGTGCAGGCCCGCCATAAAATCCAAGATcgcaaaaatattcaaattacaGCTGTGCCGGTTCCCAAGTGGCAATTACTTTTGCTTTCTGCTGGGCTTTAACCGCCTGAACTTGGCTAATTAAGTCCATTGTTGTACCAACAGCCCCGAAAGAAAGTCCCCTACGAATCTCTTCAATCCCATCCGTGAGATGCCTGAATTAATTTGGTTTTCGTAATGGAAATTGAAGATGAATAGCCGAACCAAACCATACCAAAGTATCGTTATAATTAAGGGTATTAAAACCAAAACCCATTAGCCATTAACCTTTGGGGTCGCTTGTGGATGGATACCCTAGCCgtaaataatcgaatgagctAACCACCTAACCGACTattgaatttgttttgtttctctTTTGTCTGGCTTGGCTTTTGATACGTTTTTCAACAGTTTGTTTAAATTATGCCGTAAAAATTTTTGAACATTGCGCGCATGTGTAAGCGCCCTCCTCCCCCTGTTGTGTCCTCTGATTGTGGCAACTGCAACACGCAACAGTTGACTTTCACCAGCCAGCTGAGAGCTTGCTAGCTGAGGGGGTCTGTGGCGGGCGCCATGTCTCTGTGGATTTATTTCCAGCATTCATGTCGTGCAGGTTACCCCCATCTACCACCTCCCTTTCTCCCGCCAATGAATCAGGTGGTCCCCACACCTGAATCATCTTAATTGCTCATTGACAACTGCCGGCTGggtctcctcctcctcctccctcCGTCCTCCTGCCCTAAtcaatgccatttttttttttactttcctGGCAAGAGCGTTAATTGAAGTTGGCCAAATAAATGGAAAACTAACCCCGATATCAGGCTGCACTTGACAAACTTCAATGATatctttttataattttaataaatattttattttcgaaatCATTTTTacatttctatttttatttgaagtgAA contains the following coding sequences:
- the LOC108119565 gene encoding uncharacterized protein isoform X2, with product MGKCVSRQSPIELHHQLESPAGEHHQSVLTIALSHQDLAQAHKIWQQLTASNEYIAATKSSSSPEEEPAPFYYTISRRKQPDEVVDSGSLYNDAPKDTALTTLDDLEYSTCQEFLFQELLFQAISSERGTEEESEEEEEDEEQHILNQARVWPEPILQIQNHSYLAGQAESKKHGSKSSRRHHNGNGNGNGNGNGSGSEAQDQTVHTKGTAMSFGFRKKLNGTPKKFKKLLDSGDKGNAQADTKDDNGNAAATPIHFEKVGAAAQKTGPGTATGAAAARFGYRGAVPRPASTGLTGRNEESDTDTSQNNNNINNNGNGGTGSGPVLVSNLKRRSKSAHAGRSGDGDGPKITQPKTLTFNLNQNTTIEYQRRQFFGEIADESSGIAPGSGSRAMQPRHYNYNNLASMHANVIVRPTPRPTPASYAKFTLQTVSLPRPEYPVAISLTATTPTTPSSSVQSPVPAHSTGARAKDTATSSRQHPLTSVHVQPQSQPRHLDQKSVKQLTNNSTRRGFSGSREISADSGIASMDMALDSSSGSSVGSKRSRSRPRNLKMVMSGRHTFEVRDVDDPPSSESNSFVEPLALPKLPTDGSQSTPLPLLGLVRSNTVLSRETFERRQAEATDGASQDVLQVAVKPKPSGSDESESVDEEKLYLDSSTSEKSAKQLSQSSVASTWRHQGGESLAARDCSSMSMSISSDGIQEPERPARDNDKEEDMSLGLDDISMINTDMQFSTISSMTETPPRAGQEPLLKMHLVDNREVGVPDRPRSFNNALNESKFAELALASSSCLLLDDETSPTDSLVSSTEDSEEAAGGKMQKHKLNEELQQKDIDLDDISPVLELDMDPPGESGTRSPISPGTPTHASHSLSLGSDCGNLIDDEIADQPALLCNSEAQEMATDTPTLMETLTHTHTHTGSLRSLKSQSKARTALQQAIELSLRTPASIRKAVMDRAESLDTLSPCESICSDDLMMDFDVNSSLDSIDHMANANGRSRSGSDLHRIGQGGGHDMDAIQAETEAELLSELERRGSDVMKELNTLLRGRKQRGGPRERISAQLPARATRLLNRSRLQDPQLGGNDSDNSLRSSHSGGASAAAAARKRSTANSRASTASTASLPRQRPLHLGAGAGGAGGSAGQRCSGELHSSSDDLMLYDKSFRNAMIQDVLQFKKQLLRLRHILQEEPDFDLKRTETLNPFENDNVQLFAACGLDSKQLNDIDLASLTSSTTEDPLQELSDLRRQVVYLQGEVDDRDRTIRLQRNLIEQLEAEKRMHTVANGNGGDPPKELISMATQTERTRPLAIGAEGLSSKPEYTSYTTHFPTLHLHDSTLAATTIIRHHQSNPGKQLAPGNGNCPALNQTRRHTIISTTLTNYNQQLAATFPDTPRRSSIGWDTTTTTPLVPAPTPYRPVRITLIGDPLPLQNKSATGSLSSGSTSASSSTSSLTGNQVGGQGVKMRYPNGCQSVKNGPSAHYQPLYNSNKMTNPTVTIV
- the LOC108119565 gene encoding uncharacterized protein isoform X11; amino-acid sequence: MGKCVSRQSPIELHHQLESPAGEHHQSVLTIALSHQDLAQAHKIWQQLTASNEYIAATKSSSSPEEEPAPFYYTISRRKQPDEVVDSGSLYNDAPKDTALTTLDDLEYSTCQEFLFQELLFQAISSERGTEEESEEEEEDEEQHILNQARVWPEPILQIQNHSYLAGQAESKKHGSKSSRRHHNGNGNGNGNGNGSGSEAQDQTVHTKGTAMSFGFRKKLNGTPKKFKKLLDSGDKGNAQADTKDDNGNAAATPIHFEKVGAAAQKTGPGTATGAAAARFGYRGAVPRPASTGLTGRNEESDTDTSQNNNNINNNGNGGTGSGPVLVSNLKRRSKSAHAGRSGDGDGPKITQPKTLTFNLNQNTTIEYQRRQFFGEIADESSGIAPGSGSRAMQPRHYNYNNLASMHANVIVRPTPRPTPASYAKFTLQTVSLPRPEYPVAISLTATTPTTPSSSVQSPVPAHSTGARAKDTATSSRQHPLTSVHVQPQSQPRHLDQKSVKQLTNNSTRRGFSGSREISADSGIASMDMALDSSSGSSVGSKRSRSRPRNLKMVMSGRHTFEVRDVDDPPSSESNSFVEPLALPKLPTDGSQSTPLPLLGLVRSNTVLSRETFERRQAEATDGASQDVLQVAVKPKPSGSDESESVDEEKLYLDSSTSEKSAKQLSQSSVASTWRHQGGESLAARDCSSMSMSISSDGIQEPERPARDNDKEEDMSLGLDDISMINTDMQFSTISSMTETPPRAGQEPLLKMHLVDNREVGVPDRPRSFNNALNESKFAELALASSSCLLLDDETSPTDSLVSSTEDSEEAAGGKMQKHKLNEELQQKDIDLDDISPVLELDMDPPGESGTRSPISPGTPTHASHSLSLGSDCGNLIDDEIADQPALLCNSEAQEMATDTPTLMETLTHTHTHTGSLRSLKSQSKARTALQQAIELSLRTPASIRKAVMDRAESLDTLSPCESICSDDLMMDFDVNSSLDSIDHMANANGRSRSGSDLHRIGQGGGHDMDAIQAETEAELLSELERRGSDVMKELNTLLRGRKQRGGPRERISAQLPARATRLLNRSRLQDPQLGGNDSDNSLRSSHSGGASAAAAARKRSTANSRASTASTASLPRQRPLHLGAGAGGAGGSAGQRCSGELHSSSDDLMLYDKSFRNAMIQDVLQFKKQLLRLRHILQEEPDFDLKRTETLNPFENDNVQLFAACGLDSKQLNDIDLASLTSSTTEDPLQELSDLRRQVVYLQGEVDDRDRTIRLQRNLIEQLEAEKRMHTVANGNGGDPPKELISMATQTERK